GGAAGGCCAATGCATGGAATTGCGACACCAATCACGGTATTGGATAAAACAGAGTTGCTATTTAAGAATTGTCCGGAAACCATAAATGTAGGTCGTTACCACTCCTGGGTAGTGAGCAATGAAGGTTTACCTGATTGCCTTATTGTAACAGCAACAGATGCCGATGCTGAGATTATGGCTTTGCGTCACAAGGATTTGGATGTGCGCGGTGTTCAGTTCCATCCTGAAAGCGTGCTGACAGAATATGGAAAACAAATGATGAAAAACTGGTTAGAAAGTTAGATATGACTATTTTAGATAAAATTGTATTGCGTAAAAAGGAAGAGGTAGCTGCGGCTAAGCAGGCTGTTTCTGTTAAACAACTGGAAGCCGGCTTGTATTTTAACCGCAATCCGTATGTGTTTAAGGATTTTTTACTGGATGAAAACCGGACCGGTATCATTGCTGAGTTCAAGCGACGTTCACCATCTAAAGGCATCATTAACGATCGGGTAACTGTTGAAGAGGTTACACAAGCTTACACAGCTGCTGGCGCATCAGCGCTTTCCGTGCTTACAGATGTGGATTTTTTTGGAGGACATACCAATGATCTGCTTGCTGCAAGGGCAGTCAACGAAATTCCGGTCCTGAGAAAGGATTTTATGATTGATGAGTACCAGATTTTAGAGGCAAAAGCTTTAGGTGCGGATCTGATTTTATTGATTGCCGCGATTTTAACTCCTGCGGAGATTAAGAATCTATCTGCGTTGGCTAAGAGTCTTGGTTTAAATGTGTTGCTTGAAGTACACAATAAAGAGGAGTTACAGCGTAGTATTTGTAAAGATTTGGATGCTATTGGGGTGAATAACCGTAATCTTGCAGATTTCACCGTAAATATTCAAACCTCTTTCGATTTGGTAAATCAGATACCGGATGAGTTTTTGAAGATCTCTGAAAGTGCCATAAGTTCTCCGCAAACCATTAAGGAGTTAAAGGCCGCAGGTTTCCATGGTTTCCTGATTGGAGAGAATTTTATGAAAACAAGTAATCCCGGCTTGGCTATGCAAGACTTCACACAGCAGCTGATCTCAGTATAACTTTTGTATCTTTGTACTTTACAATGGGAAAACAGAAATATTACGATACAGCACTTAAGCAGGAACGAGCAGTACTTGTAGGAGTGATCAGACCAGGTGAAAGGCCTGAAGAAACCCGGGAATTCTTGGATGAGCTGGCCTTTTTGGTAGATACAGCAGGTGGATTGGTGGAGCATGAATTTACCCAGAAAATGCTGAAGCCAGACCGTGCAACTTTTGTTGGTACCGGTAAACTTGCCGAAATACAGGCTTATGTAAAGTCTGAGGAGATTGATATGGTTGTGTTTGATGATGAACTTTCGCCATCGCAACTTAGAAATATTGAAAGGGAGTTACAGGTTAAAGTATTGGACCGTAGTAACCTTATTTTGGACATTTTTGCGGGGAGGGCACAAACCGCGCAAGCGAAGACTCAGGTAGAATTGGCTCAATTGCAATACTTATTGCCTCGTTTAACCCGGCTATGGACTCACCTTGAGCGCCAAAAGGGTGGTATTGGTATGCGTGGACCGGGTGAGACGCAGATTGAGAGTGATAGAAGGATGATTCTTGAAAAGATTGCACTTTTAAAAAGTCGCTTAAAGTCAATCGATAAACAAAACGAAACACAGCGTAAAAATCGCACAGAATTGATTCGTGTTGCTTTGGTAGGTTATACCAATGTGGGTAAATCGACCATCATGAACATGCTTTCCAAATCAGAGGTGTTTGCCGAGAATAAGCTTTTTGCTACGCTGGATACCACAGTGCGCAAAGTGGTGATTGAAAACCTGCCTTTCTTATTGTCTGATACCGTTGGATTTATCAGGAAGTTGCCACACCACCTTGTGGAGTGTTTCAAATCAACTCTGGATGAGGTACGGGAAGCAGATATTTTAATTCATGTGGTAGATGTTTCGCACGCCAACTTCGAAGATCAGATCAATGTCGTAAATGAAACATTGAAAGATCTGGGTGCAAGGGATAAGGAGACTATCATGGTGTTTAATAAAATTGATGCCTATGTAAGCCCTAAGCCTGATCATGAGCATGAGGAGCCGATTGTACTTACGCTTGAAGATTTTAAAAAGAGCTGGATGGGGGCAGAGAATTCACCTTCGATATTTATTTCTGCCCTGCACAAAGAGAATTTAGAGGAGTTTAAACAGTTATTATATGATAAGGTTGTTGTATTGCATACACAACGTTATCCTTATGATAAGTTGTTATATTAATTGAAGAAAGGAACCGTTATGGAAAGTAAACGTCAACAGAAATTTGCCGGGATTATACAAGAAGAGTTAGCTGCAATTTTTCAGCATGAAGGAGCGGCATATTTGCCAAATACATTGGTTACAATAACTAAGGTACGGGTGTCTCCGGATCTTGCTGTTGCGAAGGTTTATTTGAGTTTTTTGAATACAAATAATACCAGCTTATCCGTAGCCGAAGTCAATTCGCACGCCGGAGAGATCAGGTATAAGCTAGGCGCAAGGATTCGCCATCAGGCCCGTGTTATTCCAACGCTTACTTTTTTTGTAGATGATACCAATGAGTATGTGGAGCACATGGATAAGCTGTTCGATAAAATCTCTAAAGATCGTAAAGAAAGCGGAAAAGAGGAGGAATAATTTAATCGCACTCTTTTAAATTGCTTTGATTTAAAAAGCGTAAATTAGTGTATGACAAAGATTCTTTTAGCATTTTTTATGCTATCGGCATTTACCTTAAAAGCCCAGCCTGTAATAAAAGGCGGGCTTGAAAACTTTGTTACGGCCAATAACATCTACCCTCGCTATTCCCTTCATCATTGCATTCAAGGTACAGTAATCATTAGCTTCAAGCTAAATAAGCGTGGTGAGGTCTATTATTCGAAAATTAGTTCAGGCATAGGTACGGATCTGGATGATGAAGCATTGCGGCTGATCAGAATGAGCAGTGGCAAATGGATTGTGCCTGCAGATCATGATACAACAGTATCTCTTATTGCACCAATAAAGTTTAACCTGTCTGGTTATGATTGTGACAATAAGAGTCCTGAGGCGATTAAAAGAGCAATTGTTGCTTACAAAACGAACGAGGGGCTTACAAATGGCATCCTGAATTTTTATAAGAATAAAGAAAAGGGCATTTATAAGCAAGATGAAGAGTCGCGGTTTGTTGCTTTAAAAAATGAGCTGGGTTATGATGATGAATATTTTAAGGAGCGTATATCTGACGGCCTTAAAAAGCTAAAACAAAAAGATAAGCAGGGTGCCTGCGAAGATTTTCTTTTTGTAAAGTACATGGGGTCGGATCTGGCAAATGAAATGCTGGAAAAGTATTGTAAGTGACTTATGACCATAGTTTTTATATGTTGATATTTTTTGTAAATGATTTTTAAGTTAGACGATCATGAAATTGTTTTTCCAAGACCGGAGCTTGCTGATCCTGATGGATTATTGGCAATAGGTGGTGATCTTAGCGCTGAAAGGTTGATGTTGGCTTATAAGAATGGCATTTTCCCCTGGTTTAGCGAAGGGGATCCAATATGTTGGTATGCGCCAATTGAGCGGTGTGTAATTTTTCCCGGAAACATAGTGATCAGTAAAAGCATGGCGAAGTTGTTTAAATCCGAAGCATTTAAAATTACTTATGACCAATCTTTTGAAGAAGTAATAGAAAATTGTGCTAAAATTAGCCGAAAGGATCAGGATGGCACATGGATAACCCGGCAAATGCAGGAGGCTTATATCGAATTGCATAAACGAGGGTATGCGCATAGCGTAGAAGTATGGCAGAATGGTTTATTAGTAGGAGGCTTATACGGCATCCAGGTAAATCAGATTTTCTGTGGAGAAAGCATGTTTAGCAAAGTAAGCAATGCCTCCAAATACGCACTGATTTGGCTCTGTCGGAACAAAACGTTTAATATGATAGATTGCCAGCTACCTAATGATCATTTGATGAGCTTAGGCGCAGAGATGATTAGCAATGAAGAATATGTCAATTGTTTAAAAGCTATTTAAGAAGCTCATTAATGTCGGCTTTAGTCAACGACTTGAAGAAGCTCTCTTCAGTGGTAATTAAGGAACTGGCGAGCCTCTTTTTGCGGTTCTGAAGGGCCAGGATCTTTTCTTCCACAGTGTCTTTTGCAATGAACTTATAAATAAATACTTTTTTGTCCTGCCCGATCCTATGTGTTCGATCAATGGCCTGTTGTTCAACTGCAGGGTTCCACCAGGGATCAAGAATAAATACGTAATCAGCCTGAGTTAAATTTAAACCAACTCCACCGGCTTTTATGGAGATTAAAAAAACCTTTAATTCTGTATTTTGCTGAAATTCGGCTACAATTTCTCCACGGTTTTTAGTCGCACCGTCAAGATAAGCAAAGGGGATATTTTCACCTTCCAGATATTGTCTGAAAATAACGAGTTGCTTTACAAATTGAGAGAAAATAAGAACCTTATGGCCACCTTTCAATACATTGTCGAGTGTGTGTATTACGTTTTCGAATTTGCCGGAATCGGAAGTATAGTTGTGGTCAACCATTAAAGGGTGATTGGCAAGCTGTCGCAGGGCTGTAAGTCCCTGTAAAAGTTGTACCTGCTTTTTCGCGTATGTTCCATCATCCATACTATTTAGCAGATCATTTCTGTAAGCTGATTTCGTTTTTTCGTAATAAGTTGCCTGATCCTCACTCATATTGCAGTAAAAGATCTGTTCGGTTTTTGATGGTAGTTCTGCAGCTACCTGCTCCTTTGTTCTACGCAATACAAAGGGCTTAATGATGGCTTGTAATTTTCGGGCTTTATCCTCGTCTTTTCTCTTTTCAATAGCCTGTACATATTCTTCATTAAAGAAAGCCTGAGTGCCCAGCAGACCAGGATTCAGAAAAGTTAATTGCGTCCATAAATCGCTCACAGAGTTTTCTACAGGTGTACCGCTGAGGATTAATTTGTACCTTGATTTGAGTGTCTTTACTGCTTTGAAAGACTTAGAAGTAGGATTTTTAATGTTCTGGCTTTCATCTAATATAATATAGCTGAAGTAAAAATCTTTTAGTAGATCTATATCAACGCGAGTAACGCCATAGGTGGTGATGATGATGTCGAAATCAGAGAAATGACCAACATCTTTATTTCTGGTTGTTCCTATATGCGCATGAATCTTAAGCTTAGGTGTGAATTTCTTTGCCTCGTTAAGCCAGTTATATATCAGCGAGGTAGGCATAATGATGAGAGAGGTGCTGTGTCTGGACTGCTCCTGATCCTCTTCCTTTAGTTTTTGTAACATGGCCAATGTTTGGATGGTTTTACCCAAACCCATATCGTCGGCCAGACACCCTCCAAAATTATATTCTCTTAAAAAGCTAAACCAATTGTAACCTGCTTTTTGATAACCGCGCAGATCACCTTTAAAATTAACAGGCATTTGCGTGTCCGTTATATTTTCAAAGTCATTTAGTTTTTGGAGCTTTCTGCTTAAAGTGATGTTGGCCAAGCTATCCTCGGCCAATTCATTGATCAGGCCGATATGGTGTTTCTTAAGTTTAAGTACTTTTCCACCGTCCGACAGGCTAAATAGACTCCCATATTGAGTAAACCATTTATCAGGTATGATTGCAATTGACCCATCAGGCAACAGAAACTCTCTTTTTTTATGAAGAATATGTTGCTTTAAGGAAATAAAGGGGATGGGGTGATTACCAAAATAAACAATGGCATTGATGTCAAACCAGTCATTATCTTCTTTGATGTCGAAGCTGATCTTGTTGACTGCAAATAAGAAGCGTTTATTTCCCTTGTGTTGTTCTATTTCAAAACCTTCCTGGCTGAGCTTTTCCAGGTGTTCGTTAACCCAATTGATGACTCCGTACGACGGATCTTCTTCCTGATCTACGGGAGCTTCGAGGTGATAATAGAGTGCACTTGTTTTCTTTAGTCCAAGGCTAATCAGGAAATTGAATTTTTGCTTTTCCCAGGTCACATCCCTCTTGATGCGGGTGAAAATATAGTTGTCGCCCTCCTTGTGCAAGTGAACAGTTACTTTCTTGTCATTTCCCATCGCAAAGGTGTGTTCACCATATTTAAAGTATAGTTGCAACTGTGAAATTCCAGCATCTACATATATTACCTTAATGACGGGAGTAGGCTCGTATTTCTCTGTCTTAATGTCAAACCCCTCAGCATATACATGGTACTTTTCAATTAATGGAGCTACAAATTTCCCAAAATACGTGTCTTCAGTAGATTTTGGAATGGTGATGAATCTTTTATTTAAAAAAGGCACTAATTTTTTGCCCTCAATATCCTGCTCAAAAAAATAAAGCATCTCGTTTAGCAATAACCAGGAAGGTTGATTGCTAATTATCTGTGCCTCTTTAAACATAAAGTCGATACGCAGCCCCTGATATTTTATAGTGGGAAAATAGCGGGTCTCTGTTTCATTTCTTCTAAAATGGAATAAGACTGTTGCCGGTTCTGTTGCAATCTCAATTTTTCTTTCAGCAGGCCATCCATCTTTATCCATCAGGTATAATGATCCTTCTGATTTTAAAATCTCCAATACCTCCGATAGTTTTCTTTCTATCCTGGGACGGACGCTTTCGTAAAATTTGTCATTAAAAAATTTACTAAAGAATTCTACAGGTCTGATGGCTTTCTTATGAAATTTCTTGATGATGAAGTCCTGTTCGGTTTCATCAAGTATTTTAATCAGTTTAAGATCTGTATCAGTAAGGTGTTTGATGAATTCTTTGGCCGTATGTGAAAAAATACGCTGATAAGTTAAAGAAAAGTCGCCCTGCGGGTTTAATTGAACAATATGTGGTTCAATTAAATAGCCCAAATACGCGTGTTTACATATAGAATATACGATTTTACAGGGTTTGGAGCTATCTACGCGTAACATTGGCGAAAAATTAAAACAATCAGGGGGTAAGCATTTAAAAATCTTTAAACTTACATCAAATTGAAATGCTTTCAAATAAAAAGGGGGAATTATTGCCTGTTTTTTATTTCCGTTCGTCGAAAAAAAATGGCTGTTGGTCGGGTATTACATTGATGTTGCCTAAAAGCATAAAAAAGGGTGTAACCTTTTGGTGTTTTAGGCGACTTATATGTAAACAATTTAAAAAACTTAATAGCCTAAAAATATGAAAACTTCAGTAAAAACATTATTCGCATCAGCTTTAACAGTAATCGTTTTAGCTTCTTCAGCTTTCAGCTCCTCAGCAGTTGAAAAAAACAATAATCTTTCGGCATCAGTAGACTTTAATAAAGTGATTGTTACAGGGAATGCAAGAGTGGTATTGGTTCAGTCTAACAACCCACATGTAGTGGTACCTGAAAACTACAATAAGGAGACTACGACTATCGTTCAAAAAGCCGACAAGTTATACATCACCTCTACGGAAAAAGAAACAATTGATATTGTTGTTTATGTAAAAGATTTGCAACGGATTGATGCATGTCAGAAAGCTATCGTAAATACAAGAGGTAAACTTTCTTCAAAAACACTTCAGGTATTCCTGAAAGATAAAGCGAGTGCTTCTGTAAATGGGGATATCGCCAGCCTATATACAGTATTAAAAGATAATGCTTCACTTCGTTTAAAAGGATCTTCAAAAGATCACACTTTAGCTAAAGGGAAAGCTGCTAAATTAAAAATGGATCAGTTTGCAGCAGTAAAAACTACAGTTAATTCAGTTGATGGTCAGCTTTTAGCTTCAGATTACTCAATCGTTATTCCAAAAGATACTGTACTTGCTGATAATATCACAAAATAAAACAAGACGAGATAAAACAAACCATACTATACACACAAAAAAACGGCCGGAGGATTTATCTTCTGGCCGTTTTTGTATGTATGAATGCCTTGAAATAAATTCAGGACAATTGTACTAAAGATCAAACTTAATACCCTGGGCTAAGGGTAGCGTATTCGAATAATTGATGGTATTTGTTTGTCTGCGCATATAAGCTTTCCAGGCGTCCGAACCACTTTCCCTTCCACCGCCGGTTTCTTTCTCGCCACCAAATGCTCCGCCAATTTCTGCACCTGATGTTCCGATATTCACATTGGCAATTCCGCAATCTGATCCAGCTACAGACAGAAACTGTTCTGCTTCACGCAGGTTTAAGGTCATGATTGCAGATGACAATCCCTGTGGAACACCATTTTGCAAAGCAATAGCCTGATCGAGGGTTTTATACTTGATGAGATAAAGGATAGGGGCAAAGGTTTCTTCCTGAACAATTTCGTAATGATTTTCTACTTCGGCTACGCAAGGTTTTACATAACAACCCGATTGGTATGTGGTACCATTCAATACACCGCCCTCTACTATAAATTTAGCGCCTTCTTTTTTACCCTTTTCAATAGCATGCGTGTACATTTCTACAGCTGCAATATCAATCAGCGGGCCCACATGGTTGTGCTGATCCAATGGGTCGCCAATGCGCAATTGCCCATAAGCTTTAGCCAGCTTGTTTTTAAAATCTTCATAAATATCCTCGTGGATGATTAGCCTTCTGGTAGATGTGCAGCGTTGTCCTGCTGTACCTACTGCTCCGAAGACTGCCCCGATGATGGACATATCTATATCTGCATCTTTAGAGATGATTATGGCATTATTGCCACCTAACTCCAGGATGCTTCTTCCAAATCTGCCTGCTACTGCTGTTGAAACCACACGACCGATGCGGGTAGAGCCGGTAAAAGAAACCAATGGGATGCGTTTATCATTATTGATCAGGTCGCCAACAGCATTTCCAATCAATAAGTTGCTGATGCCTTCCGGCATATCATTGTTTTTAAGAACGGTTGCAATAATATGTTGACAGGCGACACCACATAGCGGCGTTTTTGAGGAGGGTTTCCAAATGCAAACATTGCCACATACCCAGGCCAAAGCCGTGTTCCAGCTCCATACGGCAACGGGGAAATTAAAGGCAGAAATGATACCCACTATCCCCATTGGATGCCATTGTTCATACATCCGATGATTAGGTCGCTCGGAGTGCATGGTTAAGCCATAAAGCTGACGAGAAAGGCCAACAGCAAAATCACAGATGTCGATCATTTCCTGTACCTCACCAAATCCTTCCTGTAAACTCTTACCCATTTCGTAGGATACCAATGTACCAAGATCTTCTTTGTGCAGGCGCAATGCATCACCAAACTGGCGTACAATATCGCCCCTTTTAGGAGCAGGTAGGCTACGCCAGAAAACAAATGCTTCTTCTGCCTTTTTTACTACAGTTTCATAATCTTCTTCGTTAGCCAATTGTACACTGGCAATCTTCTTTCCATCAACAGGAGAGAGACTATCTATAGTTTTTGCGTTTACCGAGGCCCCCCAGTTGCTGCCTGTACTAAAGGCTGGATTTAGATCTAGAATGCCTAAATTCTTTAAAACAGTACTGATATTTTTTTGCATATCATAAATGGTTAGGTATACAAATCAACAAAAAAATAATGGAAGGTTGGTAAAGAGGAGATGTAAATGAGTTTCATGACCTGAATTTTACGTGATTTCACATAATGTTGCGTTCTTTTGTAAAATAATTTAGATCAGGGACCGTTCGCATTATTAATATAATCAGTCACTTAACTGTTGAGGTGTGTGTATGTTGAAAATTATTTCACCTATTCCAGCCATAATAGTTGTAAACTTATGATGTATTTAACAAAAGGGATCTGTTCTTTAATTATTCAATACATGGAAGAGGAATTTTACTTTGATTTTAGTGATGATGCTCAACGATCAGTTGAGCGTTACGAGGAGATGATACGCAATCAGGATCAGTATTTTTTTGATGCCCAGGCTTTTGAGCATATTATTGATTACTACATTGAGAAGAGCGACCCTATAAAAGCCTTACAGGTTATAGAGTATGCCGTAAATCAACACCCATATGCTGCGGTTTTTCTGGTTAAACAGGCGCAGTTACTATTTATAACCGATCAAACGGAACGAGCGTTTTTATCCTTGCAGAAAGCTGAAATGCTGGAAGCGTCGGAAGCAGAGATTTATATTTTAAGAGGAAATATCTATAACAGTCTCGAAAGGTATTCGGAAGCACTGGATAACTTCCAGAAGGCATTGGAGTTTGCAGAAACAACGGATGAAATTCTTTTGCAGATTGCTTATGTGTATCAGAATATGCTGGACTACGAAAGCGCAATTGTGTACATTAAGCAAAGCCTGGAGCAAAATATGGAGAACAAGGACGGTTTGTATGAATTGGCTTTTTGTTATGATATATTAGATAAGCAGGAGGAAAGTATTCAGTTTTATCAGGAATATATTGATAACGACCCATACTCTTATGCTGCATGGTATAACCTTGCCAATTCTTATCATAAACTGGATTTGTTTGAGAAAGCCATTGATGCTTACGATTATGCTATCTTAATAAAAGATAATTTTGCTTCTGCTTATTATAACAAGGGCAACGCCCTGGTTCAATTGGACCGCTATATGGAAGCAATTGAAGTCTATAAACAGACTTTTGAATACGAACCACCTAATGCCGATACTTATTGTGCCATTGGAGAGTGTTATGAGAAGCTGGAAAAGATGGACGAGGCCAGGTCATATTATAAGAAATCTGTGAAAATGGATTCCAAGATGGCTGATGCGTGGTTTGGAATAGGCGTTACCCTTAATTTTGAGGAACGTTATTTTGAGTCACTACATTTTTACAGAAAGGCTCTTGAGCTGGATGGCGAAAACCCAGATTTCTGGTTTGCTATGGCTGATGCTCATTATAAGCTTGGGCAGATAGAGGAGTCGGTGCAGGCTTATCATAAGGTACTTGAATATAACCCTGTAGATGTTGAGGCATGGCTGGATTTTTCGACCGTATTATATGAGCAAGGAAAGTTGTTGGAGGCTTCAGAGACCATTTTAGATGCCATAAAGAACAATCCTGACGCTGCCGAACTATATTACCGTATGGTGGCTTATTTGTTTGCCCTTGGGAAAAAGAATGAAGCGCTTTTGTATCTTGAAACAGCTTTGGTTACAGATCCTGAAAAGCATTATATTTTATTTGAGTACTTGCCACAACTGCAGGATAACAGCTTAATTATTGACGTTATCAATAGGTATATTAAATAGTACTGTGCCTTTTATTAGATAGTATTGATAAAACTGTCTAATTTTTTTTCACCTTTGTGACCTATATGAATTACCCATTGAATAATATACCCGAGCGTCCAGTTAAACCACGTAATAAAGGAATTACAATGGTTATGGATAAAGGATTAAGCTTAAGACAAACAGAAGATTTTATAGAAGTTGCCGGAATGCATACTGATATAGTGAAGCTCGGATGGGCTACGTCTTTTGTTACCCCTAATTTAAAAGAGAAACTTCAGATCTATAAAGATGCCGGAATTCCGACTTATTTTGGTGGGACACTTTTTGAGGCTTTTGTGATACGTGACCAGTTTGATGATTATTGTCGTGTGTTGGATCAGTTTGGTATGGAATATGCCGAAGTTTCGGATGGCTCTATTACGATTGAGCACGACTTGAAATGTGAATTTATCCAAAAACTAGCTCAACAGGTTACCGTGATTTCTGAAGTGGGATCTAAAGACGCAACCAAAATATTTGCTCCTTATAAATGGATCAAGTTGATGAATGCAGAGATTGAGGCCGGATCCTGGAAAGTTATTGCTGAAGCAAGAGAAGGTGGAAATGTAGGTATTTACAGGGGATCTGGAGAAGTTCGTGAAGGCTTGGTGGATGAGATTTTAACCCAAATACCGGAAGAAACTATTATATGGGAAGCTCCACAAAAAGAACAACAAGTATGGTTTATCAAATTGCTGGGGGCCAATGTAAATATTGGGAATATTGCACCTGCAGAAGTTATCCCTTTAGAAACCATACGTCTCGGACTAAGAGGGGATACCTTTGATCATTTTTTAAACCTGGGAAAATAATCCTATAAACACCATCTATATAGATAAATGAGAAAATTTGGTTTAATAGGTTACCCTTTATCACATTCTTTTTCGAAGAAATTTTTTGGGGATAAGTTTAAGGATGAACAAATTGCAGATTGTGAATACGACTTGTATCCTATACCTGAAATCGGACTCTTTTCTAAATTGATTACTGAAGATGATGCGCTTTGTGGTATAAATGTAACTATTCCCTATAAGGTTCAGGTATTGCCATTTTTAAGTGAAATGGATGAGGCCTCAACTGAAATAGGAGCAGTAAATTGTATTTCAATTGAAAGGGCTGAAGCAGGCCTATGGCTTAAAGGCTTCAATACCGATGCCTACGGCTTCGAAGAATCCCTAAAGCCTTTGCTAGAACCACATCATCAAAAAGCGTTGATATTTGGCGATGGTGGAGCTGCAAAAGCCGTAAAGTATGTATTAGGAAAATTAAATATTTCTTTTCTGGTTGTGACCAGGAAGGCTGCTGAAGGCTGCATTTTATATGATGATATTGATGAAAAACTGCTTCAGGAGTATACTGTGCTGATTAATACAACCCCATTAGGGATGTCGCCAAATTCAGATACCTACCCGGATATTCCCTATGCTTGTTTAACTGGCAAACATGTGGCGTATGATCTGGTTTATAACCCTGAAGAGACCATCTTTTTAAGAC
This is a stretch of genomic DNA from Candidatus Pedobacter colombiensis. It encodes these proteins:
- a CDS encoding tetratricopeptide repeat protein; the protein is MEEEFYFDFSDDAQRSVERYEEMIRNQDQYFFDAQAFEHIIDYYIEKSDPIKALQVIEYAVNQHPYAAVFLVKQAQLLFITDQTERAFLSLQKAEMLEASEAEIYILRGNIYNSLERYSEALDNFQKALEFAETTDEILLQIAYVYQNMLDYESAIVYIKQSLEQNMENKDGLYELAFCYDILDKQEESIQFYQEYIDNDPYSYAAWYNLANSYHKLDLFEKAIDAYDYAILIKDNFASAYYNKGNALVQLDRYMEAIEVYKQTFEYEPPNADTYCAIGECYEKLEKMDEARSYYKKSVKMDSKMADAWFGIGVTLNFEERYFESLHFYRKALELDGENPDFWFAMADAHYKLGQIEESVQAYHKVLEYNPVDVEAWLDFSTVLYEQGKLLEASETILDAIKNNPDAAELYYRMVAYLFALGKKNEALLYLETALVTDPEKHYILFEYLPQLQDNSLIIDVINRYIK
- a CDS encoding phosphosulfolactate synthase, which produces MNYPLNNIPERPVKPRNKGITMVMDKGLSLRQTEDFIEVAGMHTDIVKLGWATSFVTPNLKEKLQIYKDAGIPTYFGGTLFEAFVIRDQFDDYCRVLDQFGMEYAEVSDGSITIEHDLKCEFIQKLAQQVTVISEVGSKDATKIFAPYKWIKLMNAEIEAGSWKVIAEAREGGNVGIYRGSGEVREGLVDEILTQIPEETIIWEAPQKEQQVWFIKLLGANVNIGNIAPAEVIPLETIRLGLRGDTFDHFLNLGK
- a CDS encoding shikimate dehydrogenase, whose amino-acid sequence is MRKFGLIGYPLSHSFSKKFFGDKFKDEQIADCEYDLYPIPEIGLFSKLITEDDALCGINVTIPYKVQVLPFLSEMDEASTEIGAVNCISIERAEAGLWLKGFNTDAYGFEESLKPLLEPHHQKALIFGDGGAAKAVKYVLGKLNISFLVVTRKAAEGCILYDDIDEKLLQEYTVLINTTPLGMSPNSDTYPDIPYACLTGKHVAYDLVYNPEETIFLRQVREQGGKTKNGLEMLHLQAIRSWEIWNP